A DNA window from Engystomops pustulosus chromosome 10, aEngPut4.maternal, whole genome shotgun sequence contains the following coding sequences:
- the PFKFB4 gene encoding 6-phosphofructo-2-kinase/fructose-2,6-bisphosphatase 4 isoform X3, which produces MRGSNRNGSTNGRGRRVCMTNCPTLIVMVGLPARGKTYISKKLTRYLNWIGVPTKEFNVGQYRRDLVKSFRSFEFFLPDNEEGQKIRKQCALLALNDVKKYLAEEGGHVAVFDATNTTRERRETILKFADQYGFKTFFVESVCVDPEVIAENIVQVKLGSPDYLNCTSEEAAEDFMKRIECYKNSYETLDESYDKELSYIKIMDVGRRYLVNRVMDHIQSRIVYYLMNIHVTPRSIYMCRHGESELNIKGRIGGDSGLSLRGKEFAKCLAEYIHEQNIHDLKVWTSQMKRTIQTAEALGVPYEQWKTLNEIDAGVCEEMRYEEIQESFPLEFALRDQDKYRYRYPKGESYEDLVQRLEPVIMELERQENVLVICHQAVMRCLLAYFLDKTAEQLPYLKCPLHTVLKLTPIAYGCKVEAVSLNVDAVNTHRNKPENVDISRSPEAALITVPDHRGPTNER; this is translated from the exons TATGTATGACCAATTGCCCTACCCTCATTGTTATGGTGGGTCTTCCTGCCCGAGGCAAGACTTACATCTCCAAGAAATTGACTCGCTATCTCAACTGGATTGGAGTTCCAACCAAAG AGTTTAATGTCGGGCAGTACCGCAGGGATCTTGTCAAATCTTTCAGGTCCTTTGAGTTTTTTCTTCCTGATAATGAAGAGGGACAGAAAATACGGAA ACAATGTGCCTTACTGGCTTTAAATGATGTCAAGAAATATCTGGCAGAAGAAGGTGGACATGTAGCA gtTTTTGATGCAACAAACACAACTCGTGAGCGACGGGAAACCATCCTTAAATTTGCTGATCAGTATGGCTTCAAG ACTTTctttgtggaatctgtgtgtgTGGATCCAGAGGTTATAGCAGAAAACATTGTG CAAGTGAAGTTGGGAAGCCCGGACTACTTGAACTGCACCAGtgaggaagctgccgaagatttCATGAAGCGGATAGAGTGTTACAAGAATTCCTATGAGACGCTGGACGAGAGCTATGACAA ggaacTGTCCTACATTAAAATCATGGATGTGGGCCGTAGATATCTAGTGAACCGTGTCATGGATCATATCCAGAGTCGGATTGTTTACTACCTCATGAATATCCATGTGACTCCACGATCCATCTACATGTGCCGGCACGGGGAGAGTGAGCTTAATATCAAGGGGAGAATTGGAGGAGACTCTGGCCTGTCTCTCCGTGGGAAGGAG TTTGCAAAGTGCTTGGCTGAATACATACATGAGCAAAACATCCATGATCTTAAAGTGTGGACGAGTCAGATGAAGAGAACGATTCAGACCGCAGAAGCTCTGGGCGTCCCGTACGAGCAGTGGAAGACCCTGAATGAGATTGATGCT GGAGTGTGTGAGGAGATGCGTTACGAAGAAATCCAGGAATCTTTTCCTTTGGAGTTTGCCCTGCGAGACCAAGATAAATACAGATACCGTTATCCTAAAGGAGAG TCATATGAGGACTTGGTGCAACgtcttgaaccagtcatcatggAGCTGGAACGGCAGGAGAATGTGCTGGTTATCTGCCATCAAGCTGTCATGCGCTGCCTACTGGCCTATTTCTTGGACAAAACTGCAG AACAGCTGCCTTACCTCAAGTGCCCCCTACATACGGTCCTGAAGCTTACACCTATAGCTTACG GTTGCAAAGTAGAAGCGGTCAGTCTAAATGTGGATGCTGTAAACACGCACAGGAATAAACCCGAG AACGTAGATATATCCCGGTCACCTGAGGCAGCCCTGATAACTGTGCCCGACCACCGTGGACCCACTAATG
- the PFKFB4 gene encoding 6-phosphofructo-2-kinase/fructose-2,6-bisphosphatase 4 isoform X2: MADSPRELTQNPLKKIWVPYNNGHPVQHSAQRRVCMTNCPTLIVMVGLPARGKTYISKKLTRYLNWIGVPTKEFNVGQYRRDLVKSFRSFEFFLPDNEEGQKIRKQCALLALNDVKKYLAEEGGHVAVFDATNTTRERRETILKFADQYGFKTFFVESVCVDPEVIAENIVQVKLGSPDYLNCTSEEAAEDFMKRIECYKNSYETLDESYDKELSYIKIMDVGRRYLVNRVMDHIQSRIVYYLMNIHVTPRSIYMCRHGESELNIKGRIGGDSGLSLRGKEFAKCLAEYIHEQNIHDLKVWTSQMKRTIQTAEALGVPYEQWKTLNEIDAGVCEEMRYEEIQESFPLEFALRDQDKYRYRYPKGESYEDLVQRLEPVIMELERQENVLVICHQAVMRCLLAYFLDKTAEQLPYLKCPLHTVLKLTPIAYGCKVEAVSLNVDAVNTHRNKPENVDVHRSSEEALQTVPNHL, translated from the exons ATGGCAGACTCACCCCGGGAGCTCACCCAGAACCCGCTCAAGAAAATCTGGGTCCCATAtaacaatggacaccctgtacaGCACAGCGCCCAGCGGAGAG TATGTATGACCAATTGCCCTACCCTCATTGTTATGGTGGGTCTTCCTGCCCGAGGCAAGACTTACATCTCCAAGAAATTGACTCGCTATCTCAACTGGATTGGAGTTCCAACCAAAG AGTTTAATGTCGGGCAGTACCGCAGGGATCTTGTCAAATCTTTCAGGTCCTTTGAGTTTTTTCTTCCTGATAATGAAGAGGGACAGAAAATACGGAA ACAATGTGCCTTACTGGCTTTAAATGATGTCAAGAAATATCTGGCAGAAGAAGGTGGACATGTAGCA gtTTTTGATGCAACAAACACAACTCGTGAGCGACGGGAAACCATCCTTAAATTTGCTGATCAGTATGGCTTCAAG ACTTTctttgtggaatctgtgtgtgTGGATCCAGAGGTTATAGCAGAAAACATTGTG CAAGTGAAGTTGGGAAGCCCGGACTACTTGAACTGCACCAGtgaggaagctgccgaagatttCATGAAGCGGATAGAGTGTTACAAGAATTCCTATGAGACGCTGGACGAGAGCTATGACAA ggaacTGTCCTACATTAAAATCATGGATGTGGGCCGTAGATATCTAGTGAACCGTGTCATGGATCATATCCAGAGTCGGATTGTTTACTACCTCATGAATATCCATGTGACTCCACGATCCATCTACATGTGCCGGCACGGGGAGAGTGAGCTTAATATCAAGGGGAGAATTGGAGGAGACTCTGGCCTGTCTCTCCGTGGGAAGGAG TTTGCAAAGTGCTTGGCTGAATACATACATGAGCAAAACATCCATGATCTTAAAGTGTGGACGAGTCAGATGAAGAGAACGATTCAGACCGCAGAAGCTCTGGGCGTCCCGTACGAGCAGTGGAAGACCCTGAATGAGATTGATGCT GGAGTGTGTGAGGAGATGCGTTACGAAGAAATCCAGGAATCTTTTCCTTTGGAGTTTGCCCTGCGAGACCAAGATAAATACAGATACCGTTATCCTAAAGGAGAG TCATATGAGGACTTGGTGCAACgtcttgaaccagtcatcatggAGCTGGAACGGCAGGAGAATGTGCTGGTTATCTGCCATCAAGCTGTCATGCGCTGCCTACTGGCCTATTTCTTGGACAAAACTGCAG AACAGCTGCCTTACCTCAAGTGCCCCCTACATACGGTCCTGAAGCTTACACCTATAGCTTACG GTTGCAAAGTAGAAGCGGTCAGTCTAAATGTGGATGCTGTAAACACGCACAGGAATAAACCCGAG
- the PFKFB4 gene encoding 6-phosphofructo-2-kinase/fructose-2,6-bisphosphatase 4 isoform X1, which translates to MADSPRELTQNPLKKIWVPYNNGHPVQHSAQRRVCMTNCPTLIVMVGLPARGKTYISKKLTRYLNWIGVPTKEFNVGQYRRDLVKSFRSFEFFLPDNEEGQKIRKQCALLALNDVKKYLAEEGGHVAVFDATNTTRERRETILKFADQYGFKTFFVESVCVDPEVIAENIVQVKLGSPDYLNCTSEEAAEDFMKRIECYKNSYETLDESYDKELSYIKIMDVGRRYLVNRVMDHIQSRIVYYLMNIHVTPRSIYMCRHGESELNIKGRIGGDSGLSLRGKEFAKCLAEYIHEQNIHDLKVWTSQMKRTIQTAEALGVPYEQWKTLNEIDAGVCEEMRYEEIQESFPLEFALRDQDKYRYRYPKGESYEDLVQRLEPVIMELERQENVLVICHQAVMRCLLAYFLDKTAEQLPYLKCPLHTVLKLTPIAYGCKVEAVSLNVDAVNTHRNKPENVDISRSPEAALITVPDHRGPTNER; encoded by the exons ATGGCAGACTCACCCCGGGAGCTCACCCAGAACCCGCTCAAGAAAATCTGGGTCCCATAtaacaatggacaccctgtacaGCACAGCGCCCAGCGGAGAG TATGTATGACCAATTGCCCTACCCTCATTGTTATGGTGGGTCTTCCTGCCCGAGGCAAGACTTACATCTCCAAGAAATTGACTCGCTATCTCAACTGGATTGGAGTTCCAACCAAAG AGTTTAATGTCGGGCAGTACCGCAGGGATCTTGTCAAATCTTTCAGGTCCTTTGAGTTTTTTCTTCCTGATAATGAAGAGGGACAGAAAATACGGAA ACAATGTGCCTTACTGGCTTTAAATGATGTCAAGAAATATCTGGCAGAAGAAGGTGGACATGTAGCA gtTTTTGATGCAACAAACACAACTCGTGAGCGACGGGAAACCATCCTTAAATTTGCTGATCAGTATGGCTTCAAG ACTTTctttgtggaatctgtgtgtgTGGATCCAGAGGTTATAGCAGAAAACATTGTG CAAGTGAAGTTGGGAAGCCCGGACTACTTGAACTGCACCAGtgaggaagctgccgaagatttCATGAAGCGGATAGAGTGTTACAAGAATTCCTATGAGACGCTGGACGAGAGCTATGACAA ggaacTGTCCTACATTAAAATCATGGATGTGGGCCGTAGATATCTAGTGAACCGTGTCATGGATCATATCCAGAGTCGGATTGTTTACTACCTCATGAATATCCATGTGACTCCACGATCCATCTACATGTGCCGGCACGGGGAGAGTGAGCTTAATATCAAGGGGAGAATTGGAGGAGACTCTGGCCTGTCTCTCCGTGGGAAGGAG TTTGCAAAGTGCTTGGCTGAATACATACATGAGCAAAACATCCATGATCTTAAAGTGTGGACGAGTCAGATGAAGAGAACGATTCAGACCGCAGAAGCTCTGGGCGTCCCGTACGAGCAGTGGAAGACCCTGAATGAGATTGATGCT GGAGTGTGTGAGGAGATGCGTTACGAAGAAATCCAGGAATCTTTTCCTTTGGAGTTTGCCCTGCGAGACCAAGATAAATACAGATACCGTTATCCTAAAGGAGAG TCATATGAGGACTTGGTGCAACgtcttgaaccagtcatcatggAGCTGGAACGGCAGGAGAATGTGCTGGTTATCTGCCATCAAGCTGTCATGCGCTGCCTACTGGCCTATTTCTTGGACAAAACTGCAG AACAGCTGCCTTACCTCAAGTGCCCCCTACATACGGTCCTGAAGCTTACACCTATAGCTTACG GTTGCAAAGTAGAAGCGGTCAGTCTAAATGTGGATGCTGTAAACACGCACAGGAATAAACCCGAG AACGTAGATATATCCCGGTCACCTGAGGCAGCCCTGATAACTGTGCCCGACCACCGTGGACCCACTAATG